One bacterium genomic window carries:
- a CDS encoding SDR family oxidoreductase, with amino-acid sequence MAEPRHWALILGASSGFGEATGLELARAGYDIIGVHLDRKTTMPHVEDVIGGIRAAGRTAVFFNVNAADPERRVEVLARAREEAGKDGTVGVLLHSLAFGNLRPYVAGSAEEAITPAQMDMTLSVMAHSLVYWTQDLVYSGLMRRGGKIFAMTSAGAMRVLPNYGAVSAAKAALESHIRQLAMELAPRGIAINGIRAGVTDTPALRKIPGNQAIVDTALRRNPSGRLTTTQDVARAIAVLCRPGTEWITGNVIGVDGGEEVVG; translated from the coding sequence ATGGCGGAACCGCGTCATTGGGCGTTGATTCTCGGCGCGAGTAGCGGGTTCGGCGAGGCGACCGGACTCGAGCTGGCCCGCGCCGGCTACGACATCATCGGCGTCCATCTCGACCGCAAGACGACCATGCCGCACGTCGAGGACGTGATCGGCGGCATCCGCGCCGCCGGACGCACGGCCGTCTTCTTCAACGTCAACGCCGCGGACCCCGAGCGGCGCGTCGAGGTGCTGGCGCGCGCGCGGGAGGAAGCCGGCAAGGACGGCACGGTCGGCGTGCTCCTGCACTCGCTCGCGTTCGGGAACCTCCGCCCCTACGTCGCTGGGTCGGCCGAGGAGGCCATCACCCCGGCGCAGATGGACATGACGCTCTCCGTGATGGCGCACAGCCTCGTGTACTGGACGCAGGACCTCGTCTACTCGGGCCTGATGCGGCGGGGCGGGAAGATCTTCGCGATGACGAGCGCCGGGGCGATGCGCGTCCTGCCGAACTACGGCGCCGTCTCCGCGGCGAAGGCGGCGCTCGAGTCGCACATCCGGCAGCTGGCCATGGAACTTGCCCCGCGCGGCATCGCGATCAACGGCATCCGGGCCGGCGTCACCGACACGCCGGCGCTGCGGAAGATTCCGGGGAACCAGGCCATCGTGGACACCGCGCTGCGGCGCAACCCGTCCGGGCGGCTCACCACGACGCAGGACGTCGCGCGGGCGATCGCGGTGCTGTGCCGGCCGGGCACCGAGTGGATCACCGGCAACGTGATCGGCGTGGACGGCGGCGAAGAGGTGGTGGGGTAG
- a CDS encoding carbohydrate ABC transporter permease — MVGSRTLGRQIFTVYLPLAAFLVFLLAPFYWMAIVSLKPPTDLFNLKFNPLWARHFTFANYTYLLRDTAFGTWTKNTLVISTAATVLSLVCSVLIGYALARLRFPGSGVMGMSIFLAYLVPPTLLFLPLAQVVGWLHLYNTYWALILTYPTFLIPFGSWLLMGYFRTIPREIEECAQIDGSSRLGTLIRIVLPLSLPGVLSAAIFSFTLSWNEFLYALIFMSSGPLKTIPVGTVSDLIRADVLFWGPLMAAAVLGSVPIAVIYTFFVEHYVSGLTTGAVKG, encoded by the coding sequence ATGGTCGGCAGCCGGACGCTGGGGCGCCAGATCTTCACCGTGTACCTGCCGCTGGCGGCGTTTCTGGTCTTCCTGCTGGCGCCGTTCTACTGGATGGCGATCGTCTCGCTCAAGCCGCCGACCGATCTCTTCAATTTGAAGTTCAATCCGTTGTGGGCGCGCCACTTTACGTTCGCCAACTACACGTACCTCCTCCGGGACACCGCGTTCGGGACGTGGACGAAGAACACGCTCGTGATCTCGACCGCGGCGACCGTGCTGTCGCTCGTGTGCAGCGTCCTGATCGGCTACGCGCTGGCACGCCTCAGGTTCCCGGGCAGCGGCGTGATGGGGATGTCGATCTTCCTCGCCTATCTCGTGCCGCCGACGCTGCTGTTCCTGCCCCTCGCCCAGGTGGTGGGTTGGCTGCACCTGTACAACACGTATTGGGCGCTGATCCTCACCTATCCGACGTTTCTCATTCCGTTCGGCTCCTGGCTGTTGATGGGCTACTTCCGCACGATCCCGCGCGAGATCGAGGAATGCGCGCAGATCGACGGCAGCAGCCGGCTCGGCACGCTGATCCGGATCGTGCTCCCGCTGTCGCTGCCGGGCGTGCTTTCCGCGGCGATCTTCTCGTTCACGCTCTCCTGGAACGAGTTTCTCTACGCCCTCATCTTCATGTCGTCGGGCCCGCTGAAGACGATCCCCGTCGGGACCGTGAGCGACCTGATCCGCGCGGACGTCCTGTTTTGGGGGCCGCTCATGGCGGCGGCCGTCCTCGGGTCGGTGCCGATCGCCGTCATCTACACGTTCTTCGTCGAGCACTACGTGTCGGGCCTCACGACCGGGGCGGTGAAGGGCTGA
- a CDS encoding sugar ABC transporter permease — MPAAPRRAAGTRALLENERTLGLLLMLPGMLLLTVFMAYPFFLGLWLSVTDSTIGHAGRFIAFRNFTDLLGDSIFRQTARNTFIYAMVTVPFKLALGLGLALVLNAAIPFRNAVRAAVLMPFIVPTALSSLGWLMIFDPIFSPVSWLLRHWGLIARNINFLGSPVLAIVSVMIANIWRGTPFFGVTILAGLQAVPAELHDAAAIDGAGAWHRFVHVTLPIITGVMLISTLFSIIMTFADFQLIYILTKGGPANETHIFGTYAYQIGLSATEIGQGAAIALYMFPILAVLAVLLLRYLRRDVV, encoded by the coding sequence TTGCCGGCCGCGCCTCGCCGCGCGGCCGGCACGCGTGCGCTCCTGGAAAATGAGCGCACCCTCGGCCTCCTGCTCATGCTGCCGGGCATGCTGCTGCTCACCGTCTTCATGGCCTACCCGTTCTTCCTCGGCTTGTGGCTGTCGGTCACCGACAGCACGATCGGGCATGCCGGGCGGTTCATCGCGTTCCGCAACTTTACCGACCTGCTCGGCGACAGCATCTTCCGGCAGACGGCGCGAAACACGTTCATCTATGCCATGGTCACGGTCCCGTTCAAACTCGCACTCGGTCTCGGCCTCGCGCTGGTGCTGAACGCCGCGATCCCGTTTCGCAACGCGGTGCGGGCCGCCGTCCTCATGCCGTTCATCGTGCCGACGGCGCTGAGCAGTCTCGGATGGCTCATGATCTTCGATCCGATTTTCAGCCCCGTCTCCTGGCTGCTGCGGCACTGGGGCCTCATCGCCCGCAACATCAACTTCCTCGGCAGCCCGGTGCTGGCGATCGTCTCCGTGATGATCGCGAACATCTGGCGCGGCACGCCGTTCTTCGGGGTGACGATCCTCGCCGGGCTGCAGGCCGTGCCGGCGGAGCTGCATGACGCGGCCGCGATCGACGGGGCCGGCGCCTGGCACCGGTTCGTCCACGTGACGCTGCCGATCATCACGGGCGTGATGCTGATCAGCACGCTCTTCTCGATCATCATGACGTTCGCGGACTTCCAGCTCATCTACATCCTGACGAAGGGCGGCCCCGCGAACGAGACCCACATCTTCGGCACGTACGCCTACCAGATCGGCCTGAGCGCGACCGAGATCGGGCAGGGCGCCGCGATCGCGCTTTACATGTTCCCGATTCTCGCGGTCCTCGCGGTGCTGCTGCTGCGGTACCTGCGCCGGGACGTGGTCTAA